In Streptomyces sp. NBC_00448, the following are encoded in one genomic region:
- a CDS encoding amino acid permease, which produces MDSGTREATTRRQGVFRAKTIEESIADTEDPEHGLRKELSALDLIVYGVGVIVGTGIFVVTGSVAKQYAGPAIALAFIASAVVCGLAALCYAEFASTVPVAGSAYTFSYASIGELPAWIIGWDLVLELALGAGVVAGGWSGYVRNLLSNVGITVPQQLSHSSGHYGFDILAAGLVLVLTAIVMAGMKLSARITGLVVAVKVTVVLLVIFAGLFFITGSNYSPFLPPSKANTSGGSDLHAPLVQVMFGFTPSSFGVMGIFSGAAVVFFAFIGFDIVATAAEETRHPQRDMPRGIFGSLVVCTVLYVAVSLVVTGMQKYSELDTSAPLASAFKAVGAPFWSGLISFGAAVGLTSVVMILLLGQTRVFFAMSRDGLLPRAFSRVHPRFGTPYRTTVLLGVIVALIAGLFTVGELEEMVNIGTLFAFIVVAIGVIVLRRTRPELPRAFRAPWVPVLPVLSVCASLWLMINLSVETWLRFAGWMLVGFAIYFGYGRSHSRLARRD; this is translated from the coding sequence GTGGACTCCGGCACGCGTGAGGCGACGACGCGGCGGCAAGGGGTGTTCCGTGCCAAGACGATCGAGGAGTCCATCGCGGACACCGAGGACCCCGAGCACGGACTGCGGAAGGAGCTGTCGGCGCTCGACCTGATCGTCTACGGGGTCGGCGTCATCGTCGGCACCGGCATCTTCGTGGTGACCGGCTCGGTCGCCAAGCAGTACGCCGGCCCGGCCATCGCCCTCGCCTTCATCGCCTCCGCCGTGGTCTGCGGCCTCGCCGCCCTCTGCTACGCCGAGTTCGCCTCCACCGTGCCGGTGGCCGGGTCCGCGTACACCTTCAGCTACGCCTCGATCGGGGAGCTGCCGGCCTGGATCATCGGCTGGGACCTGGTGCTGGAACTGGCGCTCGGCGCGGGCGTGGTGGCCGGCGGCTGGTCGGGATACGTGCGGAACCTGCTGTCGAACGTGGGCATCACCGTGCCGCAGCAGCTCAGCCACTCCAGCGGCCACTACGGCTTCGACATCCTCGCGGCTGGCCTGGTGCTGGTGCTCACCGCCATCGTGATGGCCGGCATGAAGCTGTCGGCGCGGATCACCGGCCTGGTGGTCGCGGTCAAGGTGACCGTGGTGCTGCTGGTGATCTTCGCCGGGCTGTTCTTCATCACCGGCAGCAACTACTCGCCGTTCCTGCCGCCGTCCAAGGCGAACACCAGCGGCGGCTCGGACCTGCACGCGCCGCTGGTGCAGGTCATGTTCGGCTTCACCCCGTCGTCCTTCGGCGTGATGGGGATCTTCTCCGGCGCCGCGGTGGTCTTCTTCGCCTTCATCGGCTTCGACATCGTGGCCACCGCCGCCGAGGAGACCCGCCACCCGCAGCGGGACATGCCGCGCGGCATCTTCGGCTCGCTGGTGGTGTGCACCGTGCTCTACGTCGCGGTGTCGCTGGTGGTCACCGGCATGCAGAAGTACTCGGAGCTGGACACCAGCGCCCCGCTGGCCAGCGCGTTCAAGGCGGTCGGCGCGCCCTTCTGGTCCGGCCTGATCAGCTTCGGCGCCGCGGTCGGCCTGACCTCGGTGGTGATGATCCTGCTGCTGGGCCAGACCCGGGTGTTCTTCGCGATGAGCCGGGACGGCCTGCTGCCGCGCGCCTTCTCCCGGGTCCACCCGCGCTTCGGCACCCCGTACCGCACCACGGTGCTGCTCGGCGTGATCGTCGCGCTGATCGCCGGGCTCTTCACCGTCGGGGAACTGGAGGAGATGGTGAACATCGGCACGCTCTTCGCGTTCATCGTCGTCGCCATCGGCGTGATCGTGCTGCGGCGCACCCGTCCTGAGCTGCCGCGCGCCTTCCGGGCCCCCTGGGTGCCGGTGCTGCCGGTGCTGTCGGTGTGCGCGTCGCTGTGGCTGATGATCAACCTCAGCGTGGAGACCTGGCTGAGGTTCGCCGGCTGGATGCTGGTCGGCTTCGCGATCTACTTCGGGTACGGCCGCAGCCACAGCAGGCTCGCCCGGCGCGACTGA